One genomic window of Pseudomonas aeruginosa includes the following:
- a CDS encoding LysR family transcriptional regulator — protein sequence MNQPHEWSPLSRFDLNLFRVFEVVYRERNLTRAAGLLHLSQSAVSHALARLRDQLGDPLFVRQGRGVAPTPLAERLAPGIHDALAGLHRSMNRCQTFDPRRDARTFQLNMPEQLEPLVLPAILAHLRQAAPRIEIRCNSLHWADLKAELGAGRIDLAIEIARPTDAALRRQHLLDDSLCVMAGPGFAGELSAEEYLAADHVAVTSRRRGICIEDLALGHLGLTRQVRQRCQHYLSAALLVAQGGYLLTLTRGYAELINRGLGNRLLPMPLALPAVTLNLYWSRQADDEAGSLWLRGELAELATRLR from the coding sequence ATGAATCAGCCACATGAATGGTCGCCCCTCAGCCGTTTCGATCTGAACCTGTTCCGGGTCTTCGAAGTGGTCTATCGAGAACGCAACCTGACCCGCGCGGCGGGCCTCCTGCATCTCAGCCAGTCGGCCGTCAGCCACGCCCTGGCGCGCCTGCGCGACCAGCTCGGCGACCCGCTGTTCGTCCGCCAGGGGCGCGGGGTTGCGCCGACGCCGCTGGCCGAGCGACTGGCGCCGGGCATCCATGACGCCCTCGCCGGCCTGCACCGCAGCATGAATCGCTGCCAGACGTTCGACCCTCGGCGCGACGCGCGGACCTTCCAACTGAACATGCCGGAGCAACTGGAGCCGCTGGTGCTCCCGGCGATCCTCGCCCACCTGCGCCAGGCCGCGCCGCGCATCGAGATACGCTGCAACAGCCTGCACTGGGCGGACCTGAAGGCGGAACTGGGCGCCGGACGCATCGACCTCGCCATCGAGATCGCCCGGCCCACCGACGCCGCCCTGCGCCGCCAGCACCTGCTCGACGACAGCCTGTGCGTGATGGCCGGGCCGGGCTTCGCCGGCGAACTGAGTGCGGAGGAGTACCTGGCGGCGGACCATGTCGCGGTGACCTCGCGGCGACGCGGCATCTGCATCGAAGACCTGGCCCTCGGCCACCTCGGCCTGACCCGCCAGGTGCGCCAGCGCTGCCAGCACTACCTGTCGGCGGCGTTGCTGGTGGCCCAGGGCGGCTACCTGCTGACCCTGACCCGAGGCTACGCCGAACTGATCAACCGCGGCCTGGGCAACCGCCTGCTGCCGATGCCGCTGGCCCTGCCAGCGGTGACTCTGAATCTCTACTGGTCGCGCCAGGCCGACGACGAAGCCGGCAGCCTCTGGCTGCGCGGCGAACTGGCGGAGCTGGCGACGC
- a CDS encoding acetyl-CoA carboxylase family protein, which produces MLIANRGEIAIRIARACADLGIRSVAVFAEDDAASLHVRKADVALPLAGRGVAAYLDMDRLVALALEQGCEAIHPGYGFLAENGEFARRCQRAGIHFVGPQAEVLDLFGDKAAARALAERLEVPLVAGINRAVSVEEAEAFLEGLGDGSAVMLKALAGGGGRGMRAVEEVAQLADAYRRCRAEAQAAFSRDELYVEQRVARARHIEVQVLGDGSGAVSHLWERDCSLQRRQQKLLEIAPSPDLPEATREALIDCALRMAGAVRYRGIGTFEFLVDDERPGRFYFMEANPRIQVEHTVTEEVTGVDLLHAQLRLAAGMELAALGLERPPAIGGCAVQLRINLETLAADGSARPAVGTIGAYEPPSGPGLRVDGYGYAGYRVSPSYDSLLAKLVVRGADYPAALRRAYRALCEFRLEGVASNLDLLRNLLLHPAVQANRVDTRFVESHLETLLAPIPASHPRLRAECPLAEDAAPARVEAPLGSLPLSAPSSGVLVALEVADGERVRAGQRVAILEAMKMEFEVKAPGGGIVRRLAASLGEPLEEGATLLFLEPTEDDDEQAPTEQALDLAHIRADLAEVLERQAALGDERRPQALARRRKTGQRTARENVLDLLDEGSFSEYGGFALAAQRRRRSAEELLELSPADGLVAGTGTVGAASFGVQAARCLVLAYDYTVFAGTQGVMNHKKTDRLLGLAEQWRLPLVLFAEGGGGRPGDTDFVGVAGLDCHTFVGMARLSGLVPLVGVVSGRCFAGNAALLGCCDVIIATRDATIGMAGPAMIEGGGLGRFAAEEVGPTGVQGPNGVIDVLVEDEAEAVAVARRYLGYFQDPLPDWSCADQRELRHLVPENRLRAYDIRQAIEVLADRGSVLELRRQFAPGLVTALLRIEGRAFGLIANNPGHLGGAIDAAAGDKAARFMQLCDAFDIPIVSLCDTPGFMVGPEAEKQATVRHVSRMFVSAASLTVPFFTVVLRKGYGLGAQAMAAGSFHSPLFTVAWPSGEFGAMGLEGAVRLGFAKELAAEEDPQRREALFRGMVDKAYRNGKALNMASYLEIDAVIDPAETRAWLLRGLAVAGEPVPRAGRKRPFVDTW; this is translated from the coding sequence TTGCTGATCGCCAACCGCGGCGAGATCGCCATTCGCATCGCCCGCGCCTGCGCCGACCTGGGTATCCGCTCGGTGGCGGTGTTCGCGGAAGACGATGCCGCGTCCCTGCACGTGCGCAAGGCCGATGTCGCGCTGCCGCTGGCCGGCCGTGGCGTGGCGGCCTATCTCGACATGGATCGGCTGGTCGCGCTGGCCCTGGAGCAGGGCTGCGAGGCGATCCATCCGGGCTACGGTTTCCTCGCCGAGAACGGCGAATTCGCCCGTCGCTGCCAGCGCGCGGGCATCCACTTCGTCGGGCCGCAAGCGGAAGTGCTCGACCTGTTCGGCGACAAGGCTGCCGCGCGCGCCCTGGCCGAGCGCCTGGAGGTGCCGCTGGTGGCCGGGATCAACCGTGCGGTCAGCGTCGAAGAGGCCGAGGCGTTCCTGGAAGGGCTGGGCGATGGCTCCGCGGTGATGCTCAAGGCCCTTGCCGGCGGCGGCGGACGTGGCATGCGCGCGGTGGAGGAGGTTGCGCAACTGGCCGATGCCTACCGCCGCTGCCGTGCCGAGGCGCAGGCGGCGTTCAGCCGGGACGAGTTATACGTCGAGCAACGGGTAGCGCGGGCGCGGCACATCGAGGTGCAGGTGCTCGGCGACGGCAGCGGTGCGGTCAGCCACCTCTGGGAGCGCGATTGCAGCCTGCAACGGCGCCAGCAGAAGCTGCTGGAGATCGCCCCCAGCCCGGACCTGCCGGAGGCCACTCGCGAGGCGCTGATCGATTGCGCCCTGCGCATGGCCGGCGCGGTGCGCTATCGGGGGATCGGTACCTTCGAGTTCCTGGTCGACGACGAGCGCCCCGGGCGCTTCTATTTCATGGAAGCCAATCCGCGCATCCAGGTGGAGCACACCGTCACCGAGGAAGTCACCGGGGTCGACCTGCTGCACGCCCAGTTGCGTCTCGCCGCCGGCATGGAGCTTGCCGCCCTCGGCCTGGAGCGACCGCCGGCGATCGGCGGCTGCGCGGTGCAACTGCGGATCAACCTGGAGACCCTGGCGGCCGACGGCAGCGCCCGTCCGGCGGTGGGCACTATCGGCGCCTACGAACCGCCCAGCGGTCCCGGCCTGCGGGTGGACGGCTACGGCTATGCCGGCTATCGGGTCAGCCCCAGCTACGATTCGCTGCTGGCCAAGCTGGTCGTGCGCGGTGCGGATTATCCCGCCGCGTTGCGCCGGGCCTACCGGGCGCTCTGCGAATTCCGCCTGGAGGGCGTGGCGAGCAACCTGGATCTGCTGCGCAACCTTCTGCTGCATCCGGCGGTACAGGCCAACCGGGTCGACACCCGCTTCGTCGAAAGCCACCTGGAGACACTGCTGGCGCCTATCCCGGCGAGCCATCCGCGGCTCCGCGCCGAGTGCCCGCTCGCCGAGGACGCCGCGCCTGCGCGGGTCGAGGCGCCACTCGGCAGCCTGCCGCTGTCTGCGCCGAGCAGCGGGGTGCTGGTGGCCCTGGAAGTGGCCGATGGCGAACGGGTGCGTGCCGGCCAGCGGGTCGCGATCCTGGAAGCGATGAAGATGGAATTCGAGGTCAAGGCACCCGGCGGCGGTATCGTCCGGCGACTCGCGGCGAGCCTCGGGGAGCCTCTGGAGGAGGGCGCGACGCTGCTGTTCCTCGAACCGACGGAGGATGACGACGAGCAGGCACCGACCGAACAGGCGCTGGACCTGGCGCATATCCGCGCCGATCTCGCCGAGGTACTCGAGCGCCAGGCAGCGCTGGGCGACGAGCGTCGTCCGCAGGCGCTGGCCAGGCGGCGCAAGACCGGACAGCGTACCGCGCGGGAGAACGTGCTCGACCTGCTGGACGAGGGCAGCTTCAGCGAATATGGCGGTTTCGCCCTGGCCGCCCAGCGTCGCCGGCGCTCCGCCGAGGAGTTGCTGGAGCTGAGCCCCGCCGATGGCCTGGTCGCCGGCACCGGTACGGTGGGGGCCGCCAGCTTCGGCGTGCAGGCCGCGCGTTGCCTGGTACTGGCCTACGACTACACGGTGTTCGCCGGCACCCAGGGGGTGATGAACCACAAGAAGACCGACCGCCTGCTCGGCCTGGCCGAACAGTGGCGCTTGCCGCTGGTGCTGTTCGCCGAGGGCGGCGGCGGGCGCCCGGGCGATACCGATTTCGTCGGCGTCGCCGGCCTCGATTGCCATACCTTCGTCGGCATGGCCCGGCTCTCCGGGCTGGTGCCGCTGGTGGGAGTGGTCTCCGGTCGCTGCTTCGCCGGCAATGCCGCGTTGCTGGGCTGCTGCGATGTGATCATCGCCACCCGCGACGCCACCATCGGCATGGCCGGCCCGGCGATGATCGAGGGCGGCGGCCTGGGCCGTTTCGCCGCCGAGGAGGTCGGTCCGACGGGCGTGCAGGGGCCCAACGGAGTGATCGACGTACTGGTGGAGGACGAGGCCGAAGCGGTCGCGGTGGCCAGGCGCTATCTCGGCTATTTCCAGGACCCGCTGCCCGACTGGAGTTGCGCCGACCAGCGCGAGTTGCGCCACCTGGTGCCGGAGAACCGCCTGCGTGCCTACGACATCCGCCAGGCGATCGAGGTCCTGGCCGACCGGGGCAGCGTGCTGGAACTGCGGCGCCAGTTCGCTCCCGGCCTGGTCACCGCGCTGCTGCGCATCGAGGGCCGGGCGTTCGGCCTGATCGCCAACAACCCTGGCCATCTCGGCGGCGCCATCGATGCCGCGGCTGGCGACAAGGCCGCGCGCTTCATGCAGTTGTGCGACGCCTTCGACATCCCGATCGTCTCGCTCTGCGACACCCCTGGCTTCATGGTCGGCCCGGAGGCGGAAAAACAGGCCACGGTGCGCCACGTCTCGCGGATGTTCGTCAGCGCCGCCAGCCTGACGGTGCCGTTCTTCACCGTGGTCCTGCGCAAGGGCTACGGACTGGGAGCCCAGGCCATGGCGGCGGGCAGCTTCCATTCGCCGCTGTTCACCGTCGCCTGGCCCAGCGGCGAGTTCGGCGCCATGGGCCTGGAAGGCGCGGTGCGGCTGGGCTTCGCCAAGGAGCTGGCGGCCGAGGAAGATCCCCAGCGGCGCGAGGCGCTGTTCCGCGGCATGGTGGACAAGGCCTACCGCAACGGCAAGGCGCTGAACATGGCCAGCTACCTGGAGATCGACGCGGTGATCGACCCGGCGGAGACACGCGCCTGGCTCCTGCGCGGCCTGGCCGTCGCCGGAGAACCGGTGCCGAGGGCGGGGCGCAAGCGGCCGTTCGTGGATACCTGGTAG